The Microbacterium foliorum genome has a window encoding:
- a CDS encoding NAD(P)H-dependent oxidoreductase: MSAPRKTVHWILAHPQESSVNARLFREGVEFLSRDHDVHVSDLYRQGFDPVLGAADLGAPGGREGNVVDLMGAAHAEGTVPSEVREEQRKLEAADLVVLQFPLWWYGPPAILKGWFDRVLTNGFAYGPTDPETGLPLRYGEGLLAGRRALVIVTAGEDDRSIGTRGISGDIDALMFPLTHGTLWYTGIEPLDLHVVHDVDGFGAADVERESARLRTRLAGIDDETPTSPYRRLRDGEYHGTRALRADLLPGRTDLGIHRRVRD, translated from the coding sequence TTGTCCGCGCCCCGTAAGACCGTCCATTGGATCCTCGCCCACCCCCAGGAGAGCTCCGTCAACGCCCGTCTGTTCCGAGAGGGCGTGGAGTTCCTGTCGCGCGATCATGACGTGCACGTCTCCGATCTGTATCGGCAGGGGTTCGATCCGGTGCTCGGCGCTGCCGACCTCGGTGCCCCCGGCGGACGGGAGGGGAACGTCGTCGACCTCATGGGTGCCGCGCACGCCGAAGGCACGGTGCCGTCTGAAGTGCGCGAGGAGCAGCGCAAGCTCGAGGCGGCCGATCTGGTCGTGCTCCAGTTCCCCCTGTGGTGGTACGGCCCGCCGGCGATCCTCAAAGGGTGGTTCGATCGCGTGCTCACGAACGGATTCGCCTACGGACCCACCGATCCCGAGACCGGGCTGCCGCTGCGGTACGGGGAGGGACTGCTCGCCGGCAGGCGCGCGCTCGTGATCGTGACCGCGGGGGAGGACGACCGATCGATCGGCACCCGCGGCATCAGCGGCGACATCGACGCGCTGATGTTCCCGCTCACCCACGGCACGCTCTGGTACACCGGCATCGAGCCGCTCGACCTGCACGTCGTGCACGATGTCGACGGCTTCGGCGCCGCTGACGTCGAGCGGGAATCCGCCCGCCTGCGCACACGACTCGCGGGGATCGACGACGAGACGCCGACCAGTCCGTACCGCCGGCTGCGCGACGGCGAGTACCACGGCACCCGAGCGCTGCGGGCGGATCTGCTGCCCGGGCGCACCGACCTCGGCATCCATCGCCGCGTACGCGACTGA
- a CDS encoding ZIP family metal transporter yields MGGAILWGVVAAAPLFVGAVLALLRAWPPRWLGIVLGFGAGALMASIAFELWEEGLALAGPIPLVLGVALGAISYYIAARILDARAAKKKGQAGGGQLAVGALLDGIPEQLVLGIGLASGEPVSVALVVAILVSNLPESIGSAADLLQGGMAKSRVLLLWAGVAVVCAAATVAGFALTSVTGDAFRAGASGFAAGALLVMLVDSMIPEAQSKAKESTGLATVLGFALAAGLALAS; encoded by the coding sequence ATGGGCGGAGCGATCCTCTGGGGCGTGGTGGCGGCGGCGCCCCTCTTCGTCGGCGCAGTGCTCGCACTGCTGCGCGCCTGGCCGCCGCGCTGGCTCGGCATCGTGCTCGGATTCGGTGCGGGGGCGCTCATGGCGTCGATCGCATTCGAGCTGTGGGAGGAGGGGCTCGCGCTCGCCGGCCCCATCCCGCTCGTGCTCGGCGTCGCGCTGGGAGCGATCAGCTACTACATCGCCGCCCGCATCCTCGACGCCAGAGCCGCGAAGAAGAAGGGGCAGGCCGGCGGCGGGCAGCTCGCGGTGGGGGCGCTGCTCGACGGCATCCCTGAGCAGCTGGTGCTCGGCATCGGGCTGGCGTCCGGCGAGCCGGTGAGCGTGGCGCTCGTCGTCGCGATCCTCGTATCGAACCTGCCGGAATCGATCGGCTCCGCGGCGGACCTGCTGCAGGGTGGGATGGCGAAGTCGCGGGTGCTGCTGCTGTGGGCCGGAGTCGCGGTCGTCTGCGCGGCGGCGACCGTCGCGGGATTCGCCCTCACGAGTGTGACCGGAGATGCCTTCCGCGCCGGTGCGAGCGGATTCGCCGCCGGAGCCCTGCTCGTGATGCTGGTCGACTCCATGATCCCGGAGGCGCAGTCCAAGGCGAAGGAATCGACGGGGCTCGCGACCGTGCTGGGCTTCGCGCTCGCCGCAGGTCTCGCCCTCGCCTCCTGA